One Catalinimonas alkaloidigena DNA window includes the following coding sequences:
- a CDS encoding CsbD family protein produces the protein MNNLSIKGSWNETKGKLKQKYGQLTDDDLVFEEGKEDELLGRLQKKTGKTKDEIRKVIADL, from the coding sequence ATGAACAATCTGAGCATAAAAGGTTCCTGGAACGAAACCAAAGGAAAGCTAAAACAGAAATACGGCCAACTCACCGACGACGATCTGGTGTTTGAAGAAGGCAAAGAAGACGAGCTCCTGGGCCGGCTGCAAAAGAAAACCGGAAAAACCAAAGATGAAATCCGCAAGGTAATTGCCGATCTCTAA
- a CDS encoding T9SS type A sorting domain-containing protein: MKKIYLLLMAALLPGMAMSQTPFFTETSYRGAFGPVGTEDWTAGWTEWDPQNVEYPAPTVVKSGTISADETWASTDVVDLQGFVYVTNGATLTIEPGCIIRGDAATKGSLIITKGSFIDAQGTAESPIVFTSKADVGSRNVGDWGGIILLGDAPVNRPSAIIEGGLDAQYSSYGGTNAADNSGVLSYVRIEFGGAIYTTDNEINGLTMGGIGSGTTIDHIQCSYINDDSFEWFGGTVNCKYLIAYGGIDDDFDTDYGYSGYVQFALGVRDPDNADAAGDSNGFESDNDGNGSNAKPQTSVIFSNVTLIGPYGLGGGSASQYFGRGARIRRNSALSLFNSIVTDWGTTIRLDDAATRDNVGDTSLISNNLFVAVDGSNADYSVFGNAETKDILMAMNDSLDGTAALDMVSPYGDDEALPLVNPDFRLAATSPAATGADFTSDLFAGLVITSIEDVITTSSLKLFPNPTADNVLLTLELKKAGQIQVNILDVTGRQLTQAVNKHMGATQEVVKLNTANLSNGLYMVQIVTEEGAVTKRLIVAR; encoded by the coding sequence ATGAAAAAGATTTATCTTCTTCTCATGGCTGCCCTTCTCCCCGGAATGGCCATGAGCCAGACGCCATTCTTCACGGAGACCTCGTATCGCGGCGCTTTCGGACCAGTCGGCACAGAAGACTGGACCGCAGGCTGGACCGAATGGGACCCCCAAAACGTGGAATATCCTGCGCCTACCGTGGTAAAATCGGGCACCATCAGTGCTGACGAGACGTGGGCCAGCACAGATGTGGTAGACCTGCAAGGATTCGTTTATGTAACCAATGGTGCTACGCTGACCATTGAACCAGGTTGTATTATTCGTGGAGATGCCGCTACCAAAGGCTCGCTGATCATCACCAAAGGTTCGTTCATCGACGCGCAAGGAACGGCAGAATCGCCCATCGTTTTCACCTCGAAAGCCGACGTAGGCTCGCGTAACGTGGGCGACTGGGGCGGGATCATCCTGCTTGGAGATGCACCGGTCAACCGTCCGAGCGCGATCATCGAAGGAGGTCTGGATGCCCAGTACTCCAGCTACGGTGGCACCAACGCTGCCGACAACAGCGGTGTTCTGAGCTACGTTCGCATCGAATTTGGCGGCGCTATCTACACGACCGACAACGAGATCAACGGCCTGACCATGGGTGGTATCGGTTCCGGCACCACCATCGACCACATCCAGTGTTCTTACATCAACGACGACTCGTTCGAGTGGTTTGGTGGCACCGTCAACTGTAAATACCTGATCGCTTACGGCGGCATTGACGACGACTTCGATACCGACTACGGCTACAGTGGCTACGTGCAATTTGCGCTGGGTGTACGCGACCCCGATAACGCCGATGCAGCGGGTGACTCGAATGGTTTCGAATCAGACAACGACGGCAATGGCTCAAACGCCAAGCCTCAAACGTCGGTGATCTTCTCGAACGTGACCCTGATCGGTCCTTACGGCCTGGGCGGTGGTTCTGCCTCTCAGTACTTCGGCCGCGGTGCTCGCATCCGTCGTAACTCGGCCCTTTCTCTTTTCAACTCGATCGTTACAGACTGGGGCACTACCATCCGTTTGGATGATGCTGCTACGCGCGACAACGTTGGCGACACGTCGCTGATTTCCAACAACTTGTTTGTTGCGGTCGATGGTTCTAACGCAGATTACAGTGTATTTGGTAACGCTGAGACCAAAGACATTCTGATGGCCATGAACGACTCGCTGGACGGCACAGCCGCCCTGGACATGGTCAGCCCGTACGGTGACGACGAAGCGCTGCCGCTGGTCAACCCTGATTTCCGCCTGGCTGCCACCTCTCCGGCTGCCACAGGTGCAGATTTCACAAGCGATTTGTTCGCAGGTCTGGTCATCACTTCCATCGAAGACGTCATCACGACTTCGTCGCTGAAACTGTTCCCTAACCCGACGGCCGACAACGTTCTGTTGACACTTGAACTGAAAAAAGCGGGTCAGATCCAGGTCAACATCCTGGACGTAACGGGACGTCAGTTGACTCAAGCAGTGAACAAACACATGGGTGCCACGCAAGAAGTGGTGAAACTCAACACCGCCAATCTTTCTAACGGACTGTACATGGTACAGATCGTAACGGAAGAAGGCGCTGTGACCAAACGCCTGATTGTGGCTCGCTAA
- a CDS encoding AAA family ATPase, whose protein sequence is MEHSSIPPTAGTPANGLYQEKIQQIFQEVGKVVVGQQYMVNRLLIGLFTNGHVLLEGVPGLAKTLTINTLAKVLHLDFQRIQFTPDLLPADLVGTMIYNQKVGNFEVKKGPVFANLILADEVNRSPAKVQSALLEAMQEKQVTIGETTFPLDRPFLVLATQNPVEQEGTYPLPEAQVDRFMMKIYVSYPSKTDELEVMRRMSNMSFSANVQPLLTKEDVFAIRDAINRVTLSESLEHYIIDLIFATRNPRDYGLNEEATYLQFGASPRGSINLNLAAKAIAFFQGRDYVLPEDIKEVAPDVLNHRILLNYEAEADGISSRQIIERVLNKVSVHKK, encoded by the coding sequence ATGGAGCATTCGTCAATTCCACCGACCGCGGGGACGCCGGCCAACGGCCTTTATCAGGAGAAAATTCAACAGATCTTTCAGGAGGTCGGCAAAGTAGTGGTGGGGCAGCAGTACATGGTCAATCGCCTGCTGATCGGCCTGTTTACCAACGGACACGTGCTGCTGGAAGGCGTGCCGGGACTAGCCAAGACGCTGACGATTAATACGCTGGCGAAGGTGTTGCACCTCGATTTTCAGCGCATTCAGTTCACGCCCGACCTGCTGCCTGCCGATTTGGTCGGCACGATGATCTATAACCAGAAAGTGGGCAACTTCGAAGTGAAGAAAGGGCCGGTGTTTGCCAACTTGATCCTGGCCGATGAGGTGAACCGCTCGCCTGCCAAGGTGCAGTCGGCGCTGCTGGAAGCCATGCAGGAGAAACAGGTGACCATTGGCGAAACCACGTTTCCGCTCGACCGGCCGTTTCTGGTGCTGGCGACGCAAAACCCGGTGGAACAGGAGGGAACCTACCCGCTGCCCGAAGCACAGGTCGACCGGTTTATGATGAAGATTTACGTGAGCTATCCGAGCAAAACCGACGAGTTGGAAGTAATGCGCCGGATGTCGAACATGAGCTTTTCGGCCAATGTGCAACCGCTTCTGACCAAAGAAGACGTGTTTGCGATCCGTGACGCCATCAACCGGGTAACCCTTTCCGAATCGCTCGAGCACTACATCATCGACCTGATCTTTGCGACCCGCAATCCGCGCGACTACGGACTGAACGAAGAAGCGACGTACTTGCAATTTGGGGCTTCGCCGCGTGGAAGCATCAACCTGAACCTGGCCGCCAAAGCCATTGCGTTCTTCCAGGGCCGCGACTACGTGTTGCCCGAAGACATCAAGGAAGTGGCCCCCGATGTGCTGAACCACCGCATCCTACTCAACTACGAAGCCGAAGCCGACGGCATCTCGTCCCGGCAAATCATCGAGCGGGTGCTTAACAAGGTGTCCGTCCACAAGAAATAA
- a CDS encoding TonB-dependent receptor: MNKVVLILLTLGISWSALAQNGKIAGKVIDQNTGEELIGVSVVIDGTTNGASTDLDGSYVISAEPGTYNVTVSYVSFQSKKFNNVVIKAGETTPLNITLAEETQTLNEVVVVAEYERESTDALLVERKNALQVSDGLAREFIAKTPDRLSSDVIKRVSGASIQDNKFAIVRGLNDRYNTAFLNGAPLPSTESDRKAFSFDLFPSNLLDNINIVKTATPDLPADFAGGVIQLKTRDIPTENFFSISAGPRFNTITTFKEFYKSPQGSLDFLGMNDGSRDLPSNLPSSDTWRQENLNSNPIQAAQYATQFRNDWALTRIPSIAPGYSAQINGGFSKPVFGNDFGAIFSITNNNDYSYSQSPQQRFLNPSAPGERYVLRQRFLDDRYSHNVTTGFLLNLAYKLGDNHKFGLKNSLNYTTDDLVVRRGGYRDLQISQEQESSIRWYTNNRLFTSQFTGEHFLPGSKLKIDWLGGVSSIYRTVPSLRRQVYTRTNRPDDPSDDGRTFVAAIQRNGTSTTSGGNFFSSNTDETAYTLKLDLSRKFDQLRTEVKVGAFYVDRQRAFAARELGFTQFDPPGTLRFNSDLLNLPVDQIFDPANLGYQISAEGDTVAGGFRIFDATLPNNSYDAGSVTKASYAMLNNQITERLRLIWGVRMESYNQTLSGFGRNSQPVTVDSTVIDWLPSANLIFSLTSKSNVRLSFSQTVSRPEYRELAPFSFYDYTDNFTTNGNPALERTKITNGDVRYELFPRSGEVISISGFYKHFNGPIERVQLLPNEVTFVNATQAINYGGEVELRTRLNKFLFLPQSQLLSYFTVSANLALIKSEVSFEDADPSIKELVIQKRPLQGQSPYVFNASVVFDEPTLNLSVSASYNRVGPRIFIAGTFEDPTILENPRNVLDLQVSRTFFEKLNLRLNVRDVLANKFIFYYDNNANEKYDSYDDAFIERTVGTGVTFTASYNF; this comes from the coding sequence ATGAATAAAGTTGTTTTAATCCTACTTACCCTCGGGATTTCCTGGAGCGCGCTGGCGCAGAACGGGAAAATCGCCGGCAAAGTGATTGACCAAAACACGGGCGAAGAACTGATCGGGGTAAGTGTGGTAATCGACGGCACGACCAACGGCGCCAGTACCGACCTCGACGGCTCTTACGTCATCAGTGCTGAACCGGGCACGTACAACGTTACCGTTAGTTACGTTTCGTTCCAAAGCAAGAAATTCAATAATGTCGTCATCAAAGCCGGCGAGACGACACCCCTCAACATCACGCTGGCCGAAGAAACGCAAACCCTGAACGAGGTCGTGGTGGTCGCCGAATACGAGCGCGAATCGACCGATGCTCTGCTGGTCGAGCGGAAAAACGCACTCCAGGTATCGGACGGTCTGGCACGTGAGTTCATTGCCAAAACGCCGGACCGTTTGTCGAGCGACGTGATCAAGCGGGTCAGTGGCGCCAGCATTCAGGACAATAAATTTGCGATTGTGCGCGGCCTCAACGACCGGTACAACACTGCGTTTCTGAACGGCGCCCCGCTGCCCAGCACAGAATCGGACCGGAAGGCGTTTTCGTTCGATTTGTTCCCTTCCAACCTGCTGGACAACATTAACATCGTCAAGACGGCCACACCCGACCTACCAGCCGACTTCGCAGGCGGGGTTATTCAGCTTAAGACCCGGGACATTCCTACGGAGAACTTTTTCTCCATTTCGGCGGGCCCGCGTTTTAACACCATCACGACGTTCAAAGAATTTTATAAGTCGCCCCAAGGGAGTCTGGATTTTCTGGGTATGAACGACGGTTCGCGCGACCTGCCCTCGAACCTGCCGTCCAGCGACACGTGGCGTCAGGAAAACCTGAATTCCAACCCCATTCAGGCGGCTCAGTACGCAACCCAGTTCCGGAACGACTGGGCACTGACGCGCATTCCTTCCATTGCTCCCGGCTATTCGGCACAGATCAACGGCGGGTTTTCCAAACCTGTTTTTGGAAACGACTTCGGCGCGATCTTCTCGATTACCAACAACAACGACTATTCTTACTCGCAATCGCCTCAGCAACGCTTCCTGAACCCGTCTGCCCCCGGCGAGCGCTACGTGCTGCGCCAGCGCTTCCTGGACGATCGCTACAGCCATAACGTAACCACCGGTTTCTTGCTCAACTTGGCCTACAAACTCGGTGACAACCACAAGTTTGGCTTGAAGAACTCACTCAATTACACCACAGACGACCTTGTGGTACGCCGGGGTGGCTACCGTGACTTGCAGATTTCGCAGGAGCAAGAGTCTTCCATTCGCTGGTATACCAACAACCGCCTGTTCACGAGCCAGTTTACCGGAGAGCATTTTCTGCCGGGTTCGAAACTTAAAATCGATTGGCTCGGAGGCGTTAGTTCGATCTACCGCACCGTTCCTAGTCTGCGTCGCCAGGTGTATACCCGGACCAACCGACCCGACGATCCTTCGGACGACGGACGGACGTTTGTAGCCGCCATTCAGCGGAACGGTACCTCGACTACGTCGGGTGGTAACTTCTTCAGTTCCAACACGGACGAGACGGCCTACACGCTGAAACTGGACCTCAGCCGTAAGTTCGATCAACTGCGCACCGAAGTGAAAGTAGGCGCTTTTTACGTAGACCGTCAGCGCGCATTCGCCGCACGCGAACTCGGCTTTACGCAGTTTGACCCGCCCGGCACACTGCGCTTCAACAGCGACTTGCTGAACTTGCCGGTAGACCAGATTTTCGACCCAGCGAACCTGGGGTACCAGATCAGTGCCGAGGGCGACACGGTAGCCGGCGGTTTCCGGATTTTTGACGCGACACTGCCCAACAACAGTTACGATGCCGGCTCGGTTACTAAGGCGTCGTATGCCATGCTGAACAACCAGATTACCGAGCGCCTGCGGCTCATTTGGGGAGTGCGCATGGAAAGCTACAACCAGACGCTTTCGGGCTTCGGACGTAATTCACAGCCCGTTACGGTCGATTCTACCGTGATCGACTGGCTGCCTTCGGCCAACCTGATTTTCTCGTTGACTTCCAAGTCCAACGTGCGGCTTTCTTTCTCGCAAACCGTGTCACGTCCCGAGTATCGTGAGTTGGCTCCGTTTAGCTTCTACGATTACACGGACAACTTCACTACCAACGGGAACCCGGCGCTAGAGCGGACCAAAATCACCAATGGTGACGTGCGTTACGAACTGTTCCCCCGCAGCGGCGAGGTTATTTCGATATCGGGTTTCTACAAGCACTTCAACGGCCCGATTGAGCGCGTACAGTTGCTTCCCAACGAAGTAACCTTCGTCAACGCCACCCAGGCCATCAACTACGGTGGTGAGGTTGAGCTGCGTACCCGCCTCAACAAGTTTTTGTTCCTGCCTCAGTCTCAGTTGCTCTCGTACTTCACGGTTAGCGCCAACCTGGCGTTGATCAAATCGGAGGTGAGTTTCGAAGACGCCGATCCTTCCATCAAGGAGCTCGTGATTCAGAAACGACCGCTGCAAGGCCAGTCGCCTTATGTGTTCAATGCCAGCGTGGTCTTCGACGAGCCTACGTTGAATCTGTCCGTCAGCGCTTCGTACAACCGCGTTGGTCCTCGCATCTTCATTGCCGGTACGTTCGAAGATCCTACCATTCTGGAGAACCCTCGTAACGTGCTCGATCTGCAAGTCTCGCGTACCTTCTTCGAAAAGCTGAACCTGCGCCTGAACGTACGCGACGTCCTGGCCAACAAGTTTATCTTCTATTACGATAACAACGCCAACGAAAAGTACGACAGCTACGACGACGCGTTCATCGAACGGACGGTCGGGACGGGCGTTACCTTCACAGCGTCCTACAACTTCTGA